From the genome of Tachysurus fulvidraco isolate hzauxx_2018 chromosome 14, HZAU_PFXX_2.0, whole genome shotgun sequence:
CAGTAAAGCACTTGTACGTGTAAAACCATTTcaaaatgagcagaaaatgcCCTAGTGCCCGATCAATATTCtcaatttaatttgattttataaACCTGTGTCTgctgtagcctcagatttctGACATTTGTggaaatttacatttttgtagCCTGTCTGCAAGAATGTTACTTGCTACAAGCAATATAGTTACTTAGGGCCCATGGATCGCCATAGAACCCTCATGTAAGAACCCTTACAATAGGTAtgcaaaaaaaagcacaagagtTCAATACATGAGACAGTTGCACAGGTCTCACTTGGTGTGagaatagaaaataatttacataGCAAAATTGCTGTTCCATCAACAAGGTTTCTCTGACTGAAGAGCTCCTGCTCACTGAACGTCCCTCTTGACAGCATTGCCTGAAAATCTGACATAGGAGTTTGTGAAAGATTCTACTCAGCTGAACAGGAATGAAATAGGTCTTTTTGGAaagataagaggtagaaaaagTCCACACGAAATGCActcaaaaaagaaaagtaaacatCACAGCGAGTTTCATTCATTGGGTCATTTATATGAATGCCTATAAGTGTATTGTTAAAATGATCTGTTTTTGTAACATTAGataacagcaaaataaataagttatgctttaaaaaaaaaagagagagagagagagagagagagagagagagagagagagagagagagagagagagagagagagagagactgaagcAGTTAACCACAAAGCGGCACTGCTGAGAatagtttttcatttttacaacTAAATCTCGTAGCAACGGTTGACATGACAACGACGCAAACCTGAAGTTGGACGCTAACAGTTTATTTCTGCCTTTAGAGGAAAAGCATAATGTCGCGAGACCCTTTTCCTTTCCCTAAATACGACAACGATCAGACTTTTTCCGGAAGTAAACCATGCCAGGTATCAGTTTTGTTGACGTCCTACTTTTCATTGAATTCCGTAATACCGTGAAACtgaagtgtttttatataaCGTACAGAAGCCACCATTTAAAACCCCCACACACATCGCTCAGAATGAAGAGCCGTGGAGCCGCTTAAACGACAGCCAGACTTTATCCAGCATGAGGAGAAGTGTCCTGTACCATAAAGAGGTGAGCTGAGCTTGGTGCACGTttaacacacattatacacaggcGTCTTAACTTGTACTTTTATTAAAGGCCCAAAAAGACAGCCTGGACTTCCATCTCAGCGCTTTCTACAATAACCATGTGGATTTTCTCCGGAATAAGAACGAAACTTTGTTCCAGAAAAAGTCTCTGCTGAGAGACAATAGGTGGGGTTCGTAAGCGTGGTCAAGTTGATGCACATCTTTAACACAAAGAAATACCAGAAAATGTTGCATATTTCTCCTTTTCAGGGGTAACGATGACGATGCTCAAAAATGTGACGATTATAATATGAAAATAAGAGTGTGGATAAACCCCCAGAGGGCTTCCGTCCATAGCATCGAAGGTGCGATAGGTGAGTAAAGTTTCCACTTCAATACGGGTGCGAAAAAAGGTAAACCTCAACAGCGCCGCCATCTTGGGATCAAGCTTACATATCAGAAATGTTTTACAATTACGACTGCATAGAATTGACTATTGGAACATTGTTAAAGTTAAATCTTTTATTGAAGCAGTTTTAACGCTTACAGGTTTAATTGACCTTATTCGATtagtttttcctcctttttcttttaGAGTCTCACCATAACGCGTCTACAAACAGAGGCTACTCCAGGAAGCATGATGGCGGATTTTTCTCAATTTAACACCAAAGTACCGCCTTTTTTCATTAACAGCAAATTAGCAACTTCTGGGGTAAGAAGGAAAAACTCCAAAGAATCGACATGACCTTTTTCGGTAGTCGTTTATTTCGAACTGAAAgccctacatacacacacacaaactaactaaaggaacacttacacacacctaGTGAGAGTTATGGTGAAGATCAGAATCGCCTCTATACTCATAGACCAGTCAGGAAAGATTGGAGGAAATCCTCCAAACTCCCACCAGCACTAGTATATCTGATCAATTCATCATTTCTAACCACAATCTCCATTGCGGTGCCCTGAAGCTGCTATCCGGCTATAAAGCCGCGACGCTCATCGCCATAGCGGCTAAAGCGAGTGTCTTCTCATCACCTCTGAATCCGAGCAGGGCAGCAACACGGATCAGATCAAATAAGATCATGGTGTAGGTTTTTAAATAGAGTcctaattaaacacacaaacacgcgcacatacacaaCTACATTCagacaacacaaacactcagcacaacacACTCACCCAGCAACACTCACGCATTGGAAGTCCCTTCCGGGTCAGGGGTCTTTTATAACGCTCGGTTGAACTAGTAAAACAAAAAGTGAACAGCGCCTCCGTGCGGCCGGTGTGTGGTATAAATAACGATATGACGACAAAATGCAGAAGATTCAGACttctactgtatgtgctttCTATGTGTTGACTAATGTTACTCATATAACTCTTATATTTTGAAATCTTGTGAGTATACAGCTGACTGGCTTtgataatgaataaaacacttgaatgatcattaatgatacgttcagtgttttatttttatttatttatttatctatctatttatctatttatctatttatttattcattgtcaACATTCAAATCTAAAGAATTTGATTTTTCACTGCAATCTAAAAATTTTATTGTTGAAGGTCCTAAAAGGAAgagaaattaaaatttatttcagAGTAGAAACATGCATGTTTCTAATGAACAACGTGAACAAACGgttaaagcaataaaaatgaaaatacaatcTCTCGATTTGCCTCATTCCCAAGATGTGTGatagaaaattaataaacaaaataaacttaagaaaattaaatatttgggttcatttttattatataataattagataTTCATTATTATCTAAATGCTTGTTCATGACTGTAATGGGAAAGTTAatagggaaaaaaggaaaaaagaaaagttaaaaGGAAATCATTGCACTTATTTAAATATGTCATACAAAATGAAAACCAAAGTGCAATATTTAACACGCTTGTTGAATAAATAGATGAAAGTTAATGCATAAGCCTAATAATGTGTAGGTCCTTTCTGTGAGAACAAAACTGCCCTCTACTCATCAtgcatggattccacaagacctctgaaagTGTGTTGTGGTATTTGACACCAAGATGTTAGCAACAGATCCTTTAAATCCTGGGAGTTGCAAGGTGGGGGCCGCTACCAGTCTGTACCACCAATGTTTAGCTTGGTGGTATGTGCAAAGTGACACTAACATGAAAGCCAGGACCCAAGATTTACCATTAGAACATGGCTCAGAGCGTCACACTGCCTCCACCAGCTTGCCTTCTTCCAGTAGtacatcctggtgccatctcttccaCAGGTAAGCAACAGAGATGCATCTAGCCATCTGACTGATCTGCGGCTACACAGCCCCATATGCAGCAAGCTCTGATg
Proteins encoded in this window:
- the cfap276 gene encoding protein CFAP276, which codes for MSRDPFPFPKYDNDQTFSGSKPCQKPPFKTPTHIAQNEEPWSRLNDSQTLSSMRRSVLYHKEAQKDSLDFHLSAFYNNHVDFLRNKNETLFQKKSLLRDNRGNDDDAQKCDDYNMKIRVWINPQRASVHSIEGAIESHHNASTNRGYSRKHDGGFFSI